One window of Planctomycetaceae bacterium genomic DNA carries:
- a CDS encoding tetratricopeptide repeat protein produces the protein MSFLPSIDNDIQFMRLVRRESDVDLVTAALEIARDSQSDLSFEPTLTRLRKSIARLTHPVTQAGSDLEELKLLIRHMTEELNLHGDDDCYEVAECSYVNRVLETGRGIPISLSLIYLFVANNLGIPLEPIAAPAHFLTRLPTDHGNLYVDAFDSGRIMDEEECVSWLHDLTELPISEIRVTLKPVDERTILIRMLNNLKSIFGNREQWTPAWRVQHRLSLLIPGSYRERRDLAIISLRAGRSGEAISLLKRCIQVCPPDERSMLQQHLKMAEREAPLWN, from the coding sequence ATGTCATTCCTGCCGTCGATTGATAACGATATTCAGTTTATGCGACTTGTGCGTCGGGAATCCGATGTCGATCTGGTCACTGCAGCGCTGGAAATTGCCCGGGATTCACAGTCGGATTTGTCGTTCGAGCCAACACTGACTCGGCTGCGAAAGTCGATCGCCAGACTCACCCATCCTGTCACACAGGCCGGGTCAGACCTGGAAGAGCTGAAATTGTTAATCCGCCATATGACGGAAGAACTCAATTTGCATGGTGACGACGATTGCTACGAAGTCGCAGAATGCAGCTATGTCAATCGGGTACTTGAAACCGGTCGAGGTATTCCGATCTCTCTTTCGCTCATCTATCTGTTTGTTGCCAACAATCTGGGGATTCCGCTGGAGCCTATCGCTGCTCCGGCCCACTTTCTGACTCGTCTGCCCACCGATCATGGAAATCTCTATGTCGATGCATTCGACAGTGGACGCATCATGGATGAAGAAGAGTGTGTTTCATGGCTGCATGACCTGACAGAACTGCCGATTTCTGAAATTCGTGTCACTCTTAAGCCCGTTGATGAACGGACCATTCTGATTCGGATGCTCAACAATTTGAAATCGATCTTCGGCAACCGCGAACAATGGACACCTGCGTGGAGAGTTCAGCATCGACTATCGTTGTTGATTCCCGGGTCTTATCGTGAACGACGCGACCTGGCGATTATTTCGCTGCGGGCAGGGCGATCCGGTGAAGCCATCAGCCTGCTGAAAAGATGCATTCAGGTGTGTCCACCTGACGAACGATCAATGCTGCAGCAGCATCTGAAAATGGCTGAGCGCGAAGCTCCGCTTTGGAACTGA
- a CDS encoding reverse transcriptase family protein: MSLLSRDVDSLVDAFVAGEWTEPSMLHRCGVIVDGKSKWLPFLIQGVLKRFPGVRPTRRALTDFLYEDRRLAAASERITTLTNHIRMNSEFDCQLTSLKSSVRPTWTTVRQLADWFDLPVEHLLWFADSSQIGRQHPHGPLCHYHYRWVEKRRSGRRLIESPKPGLRQMQRRLLNECLRHLPVHDAAHGFCKGRSVDTFVQSHTGRQVVLRMDLQNYFPSLRPFRLMRLLMLAGYPEVVARTLSNLCTNTTPSSVLRDYSSISLTNSDRHLMVLLRQPHFPQGAPTSPLIANLLSYRLDARLQGLAQSAGIHYSRYADDLLFSGDERFRRCVKQFRIHVAAIVIAEGLNVNHRKSRIMLQSRQQRATGLVLNQHPAVSRRDFDLLKAILHNCIRFGPQTQNHSGIDNFRMHLLGRIQHMARYHPSRAQKLMHSFEQITF; this comes from the coding sequence ATGAGCCTTCTCTCACGTGATGTTGATTCATTGGTAGACGCTTTCGTTGCCGGCGAATGGACCGAGCCATCAATGCTGCATCGGTGCGGTGTTATCGTGGACGGAAAATCGAAATGGCTGCCATTTCTGATCCAGGGAGTTCTGAAGCGATTCCCAGGCGTACGCCCAACCCGCCGGGCACTGACTGACTTTCTTTATGAAGACCGGCGTCTGGCCGCCGCAAGCGAACGCATCACAACGCTCACCAACCACATTCGGATGAATTCCGAATTTGATTGCCAGCTTACTTCGCTCAAATCGTCTGTCCGACCGACATGGACAACCGTGCGTCAGTTGGCCGATTGGTTTGATCTCCCTGTCGAACATCTGTTGTGGTTTGCCGATTCCTCTCAAATCGGACGACAACACCCACACGGACCGCTCTGTCACTATCACTACCGTTGGGTTGAAAAACGACGCAGCGGGCGGCGGCTGATCGAGTCTCCCAAACCGGGGCTCAGGCAGATGCAGCGACGTCTCCTGAATGAATGCCTGCGTCATCTACCCGTTCACGATGCAGCTCATGGATTCTGCAAAGGTCGCTCGGTCGACACGTTCGTGCAATCTCATACGGGTCGCCAGGTCGTGCTGCGAATGGATCTTCAGAATTATTTCCCATCGCTTCGGCCATTTCGCCTGATGCGACTGCTGATGCTGGCAGGCTACCCGGAAGTGGTCGCACGCACTCTTTCGAATCTTTGCACAAACACGACACCATCGTCAGTCCTGCGGGACTATTCATCAATCTCGCTGACGAACTCTGATCGACATCTCATGGTTCTGCTCAGGCAACCTCATTTCCCGCAAGGTGCGCCGACATCACCACTGATCGCCAACTTGTTGTCCTATCGTCTGGATGCTCGACTTCAGGGATTAGCACAGTCTGCTGGTATTCACTATTCGCGATATGCCGACGACCTGCTGTTCTCCGGCGACGAGCGGTTTCGACGCTGCGTGAAACAGTTCCGCATTCATGTGGCAGCGATCGTGATTGCCGAAGGTCTGAATGTCAACCACCGAAAATCGCGCATCATGCTCCAAAGCAGGCAACAGCGAGCGACAGGGCTGGTCCTGAATCAGCATCCAGCCGTATCCCGGCGAGACTTTGATTTGCTCAAAGCAATCCTGCATAACTGCATTCGTTTTGGGCCGCAGACTCAGAATCATTCGGGCATTGACAATTTTCGAATGCATTTGCTGGGGCGGATCCAGCACATGGCACGCTACCACCCGTCGCGCGCTCAGAAACTCATGCACAGCTTCGAGCAGATCACGTTTTGA
- the mutL gene encoding DNA mismatch repair endonuclease MutL has product MTLPLFNGFLVTCGSMARIQQLDPHVINRIAAGEVIERPASVVKELLENSVDALATRVEVDIYEGGLQLIRISDNGEGIHRDDMLLAVTSHATSKIRSDADLDHVNSLGFRGEALASIASVSRFRIRTRQEDETVGRELECNGGQITIQRECGCPVGTVMEVHHLFFNTPARRKFMKKASTEFGHISEYFARIALPNPALHMVLRHNDKLVYELPATSNQLDRIRRFYGSEVADQLIPVESVSDLPSGESIRLWGYVGSPTLSKSTRKNQYLFLNGRSIQDRSLQHALQEAYRGLLMVGRHPVSFLFLELPPALVDVNVHPTKTEVRFQDSQTLYRQLLHTLRDKFLKLEFRSTIEVPQVRGRQPLLLNSRISGPSAETRELGLWAENAVAAELPRIGPLAQQTDSPEAIRLQDTAPETASNAQDVNDRSIPANDARPLVTPFQPFPDNNRFRVPASPGGRSGIFADETSPPSPSEGSSDAGLSEKHSRAALSSSPAAEPNNVGSGTDPQGSPSVTAEREEFSANAIIGAATAGSYGPMVMADEFRAFQIHDCYLVVATDEGLEVIDQHALHERILYEHLRHRILGGGIERQKLLIPDPIECSAGEAAVLQEYQDLLREIGFEVEEFGGTTMLLTSYPVLIPRGDLARIVRDLAGQLEQSDGRTTRRDLLDHMLHTMACRAAIKSGQRLTLEEMQELLRQRHLVDDSHHCPHGRPTALTLTRDTLDQQFGRLG; this is encoded by the coding sequence GTGACTCTGCCGCTCTTCAATGGATTCCTGGTAACTTGTGGTTCCATGGCTCGCATTCAGCAACTCGATCCTCATGTGATTAACCGCATTGCTGCAGGTGAGGTGATTGAACGTCCCGCCAGCGTGGTCAAGGAATTGCTGGAAAACAGTGTTGACGCTTTAGCAACGCGTGTTGAGGTTGATATCTACGAGGGCGGACTTCAACTCATTCGAATCTCCGACAACGGAGAAGGCATTCATCGAGATGACATGCTGCTGGCCGTCACGAGCCACGCGACAAGTAAGATTCGCAGTGATGCTGACCTGGATCACGTGAATTCGCTGGGGTTTCGTGGAGAAGCCCTGGCGTCGATTGCTTCGGTGAGTCGATTTCGGATTCGAACACGACAGGAGGACGAAACTGTCGGTCGAGAGCTGGAATGCAACGGAGGTCAGATCACGATTCAGCGAGAATGTGGTTGTCCTGTCGGTACGGTGATGGAAGTCCATCATTTGTTCTTCAACACGCCCGCGCGACGCAAGTTCATGAAGAAGGCGTCCACGGAGTTCGGGCACATCAGTGAATACTTTGCTCGCATCGCACTTCCAAATCCCGCGTTGCACATGGTGCTGCGGCATAACGATAAGCTGGTGTATGAATTACCAGCAACCAGCAATCAGCTCGATCGGATTCGGAGATTTTATGGTTCTGAAGTCGCGGATCAGCTGATTCCTGTCGAATCGGTTTCTGATCTGCCGTCGGGCGAGTCAATTCGATTGTGGGGCTATGTTGGATCGCCAACGCTCAGTAAATCCACTCGTAAAAACCAGTATTTGTTCCTGAATGGCCGCTCAATTCAGGATCGAAGTCTGCAGCACGCATTGCAGGAAGCTTACCGAGGTCTGCTGATGGTCGGGCGACATCCAGTCAGCTTTCTGTTTCTGGAACTGCCTCCTGCTCTGGTGGACGTCAATGTTCATCCCACAAAGACCGAAGTGCGTTTCCAGGATAGCCAAACCCTGTATCGACAGTTACTTCATACGTTGCGTGACAAGTTTCTGAAGCTTGAGTTCCGTTCAACAATCGAAGTGCCGCAGGTTCGCGGTCGGCAGCCATTACTGTTGAACTCACGGATCTCGGGTCCTTCTGCCGAAACTCGCGAGCTTGGGTTATGGGCAGAAAACGCAGTTGCAGCAGAGCTGCCGAGGATTGGGCCGCTGGCGCAACAAACGGATTCGCCGGAGGCAATCCGGCTTCAGGACACCGCTCCTGAGACGGCCAGCAACGCGCAGGACGTTAATGATCGATCGATCCCTGCGAACGACGCCCGCCCGCTGGTCACGCCATTTCAACCGTTCCCCGACAACAACCGTTTTCGCGTTCCGGCATCTCCCGGTGGGCGAAGTGGAATCTTTGCAGATGAGACCTCCCCGCCGTCCCCATCCGAGGGCTCGTCTGATGCGGGCCTGTCAGAGAAGCATTCGCGGGCGGCATTGTCGTCGTCGCCGGCAGCTGAGCCGAACAACGTCGGTAGCGGCACTGATCCTCAGGGTAGCCCGTCAGTAACTGCAGAGAGAGAGGAGTTTTCGGCGAACGCCATCATTGGTGCTGCAACGGCGGGCAGTTATGGACCGATGGTCATGGCGGACGAGTTTCGCGCTTTCCAGATTCACGATTGTTATCTGGTGGTTGCGACAGACGAAGGCCTCGAAGTCATCGACCAGCATGCGCTGCACGAACGGATTCTCTACGAACACCTGAGGCACCGCATTCTTGGAGGCGGAATAGAACGCCAGAAACTGCTGATCCCTGATCCAATTGAATGTTCTGCGGGCGAAGCTGCAGTATTGCAGGAGTATCAGGATCTGCTTCGTGAAATTGGATTCGAAGTTGAGGAGTTTGGTGGGACAACCATGCTGCTGACTTCGTATCCGGTTCTGATTCCCCGAGGGGATCTGGCCCGCATTGTGCGCGATCTGGCCGGGCAGCTTGAACAAAGTGATGGTCGAACAACCCGACGTGATTTGCTGGATCATATGCTGCACACCATGGCATGTCGGGCCGCGATTAAATCCGGACAGCGGTTAACTCTGGAAGAAATGCAGGAACTTCTTCGGCAACGCCATCTCGTCGACGATTCTCATCACTGTCCCCATGGTCGCCCCACCGCTTTGACTCTGACCCGTGACACACTGGACCAGCAGTTCGGTCGATTGGGGTAG
- a CDS encoding acyl-[ACP]--phospholipid O-acyltransferase: protein MNSAQHSSETAVPETHSGIASASFVGYLMMIFLTAVNDNMFRWLIIPIAKAKLRTGSLTPSEVESQESLMLSLGLGSLVLPFVLFAPYSGWVADRFSKRSSTILLKIAEVFLVGVGVWSIHFGHLPTMFAVLFLLGTQSALLSTAKFGIIPELVARTSLSAANGLVALTTLVAVIAGTVAGNELAERMISSPDFGLTIPAIALLTVAVLGVAGSWLIQRVRPADPGLAFPVNPITWAWRDLKLVFLDRPILRVTLGITFFWSLASLAQMNIDTFVTRELLLSQTRVGLFLAVLSVGVGLGSLLAGWWSNGRVELGMVPLGALTMAFACVCLFFSRSSSVMSAVMLATIGVGGGLFNVPLNAWLQERSPHGKLGAILAAGNQLTAIGMVVVAGLFWLMRGPLQLSAAQIFLVCGIGILPILYYVVWLLPQATVRFVVWMLSRFVYRVRCYDIENVPEQGGALLVANHVSWLDGVLLLLASSRNIRMVAYADYIQGPWIKWLANLFGIIPIRAGDGPRALMQSLNTARDALIAGELVCIFAEGQITRTGQLQKFERGLVKILKGTDAPVIPVYLDELWGSVFSYERGRFFWKKPSHWPYPVSISFGSPVHRVEDVDIVRHAVLDLGTKSLERRKERMMIPAMQFIRQCRLGWNRIKAADSAGAELTGGRLLTGSLAFHKLLTTSVLKPDVTMVGLLLPPSSGGLLANAAVALSGKVAVNLNYTLSDDVVNYCIREAGVKQVLTSRRFLEKKPMNLDAELIYLEDLKEQISGMEKALAFLTARLMPFRMLCRKLGLDRIKPDDLMSVIFTSGSTGEPKGVMLSQNNIGSNLAAVRQLLNLKTTDMLLGVLPFFHSFGFTISMWLPLCTDPGVIYHFNPLDSRTVGKLIEKYKATILLATPTFLRSYMKRCSTEELKSLNLVIVGAEKLPDDLRDAFREKYGFEPSEGYGTTELSPVASVNIPASRLGTEYSGQTSTKHGTVGRVIPGSVAAVFHTETNERLGTNQEGMLKIKGPNVMLGYLNHPEKSAELIQDGWYTTGDLALIDDEGFIRITGRQSRFSKIGGEMVPHLRIEAELTRIMDDDPSDEPGILCAVTAVPDASKGERLIVLHKPVKKSIRQVTDELKAAGLPNLWIPSQDSFLEVEQVPLLGTGKLDLRGVKDLALKHFG from the coding sequence ATGAATTCAGCTCAACATTCTTCGGAGACTGCTGTTCCGGAAACACACTCAGGAATTGCTTCGGCTTCGTTTGTCGGGTACCTGATGATGATTTTTCTGACGGCGGTGAACGACAATATGTTTCGATGGCTGATTATTCCGATCGCAAAGGCCAAACTGCGGACAGGCAGTCTGACGCCATCGGAAGTTGAATCGCAGGAATCCCTGATGTTGTCGCTGGGGCTGGGAAGTCTTGTTCTGCCATTCGTCCTGTTCGCTCCATATTCGGGATGGGTGGCGGATCGATTCAGCAAACGCTCATCAACGATCCTGCTCAAGATAGCGGAGGTCTTCCTGGTTGGTGTGGGGGTCTGGTCGATTCACTTCGGCCATTTGCCGACTATGTTTGCTGTGCTGTTTCTGCTGGGAACCCAAAGTGCGTTGCTGAGCACGGCAAAGTTCGGCATTATTCCGGAGCTCGTGGCGCGGACATCGTTGTCGGCTGCCAACGGTCTGGTGGCATTGACAACTCTGGTGGCTGTCATTGCGGGAACGGTCGCCGGAAATGAGCTTGCTGAACGAATGATTTCATCACCCGACTTCGGGTTGACGATTCCTGCGATTGCCCTTCTCACAGTGGCCGTGCTTGGCGTCGCAGGCAGCTGGTTGATTCAACGCGTCCGTCCGGCAGATCCCGGTCTGGCGTTCCCTGTGAATCCGATCACGTGGGCCTGGCGAGACTTAAAGCTGGTCTTTCTGGATCGCCCGATTCTGCGGGTCACACTTGGCATTACATTCTTCTGGTCGCTGGCCTCTCTCGCCCAAATGAATATCGACACGTTTGTGACGCGGGAGTTGCTTTTGAGTCAGACCAGGGTGGGGTTGTTTCTGGCAGTGCTCAGCGTTGGTGTTGGACTGGGAAGCTTACTGGCGGGGTGGTGGTCGAATGGTCGTGTCGAGTTGGGGATGGTTCCGCTGGGTGCGTTGACGATGGCGTTTGCCTGTGTTTGTCTCTTCTTCAGCCGGTCCTCATCGGTGATGTCCGCTGTGATGCTGGCGACGATTGGTGTGGGGGGCGGACTGTTCAATGTTCCGCTGAATGCCTGGCTTCAGGAACGCAGCCCTCATGGCAAACTGGGGGCGATTCTGGCAGCGGGGAATCAGCTGACCGCTATTGGTATGGTTGTTGTCGCCGGACTGTTCTGGCTAATGCGCGGACCACTTCAATTGTCGGCCGCTCAGATCTTTTTAGTCTGCGGCATCGGTATTCTGCCAATTTTGTACTATGTGGTGTGGCTGCTGCCACAAGCCACCGTTCGATTTGTGGTCTGGATGCTGAGCCGATTTGTCTATCGTGTGCGATGTTATGACATCGAGAATGTGCCGGAGCAGGGCGGGGCATTGCTGGTGGCAAATCACGTCTCCTGGCTGGATGGTGTATTGCTGCTGCTGGCGAGTTCCCGCAATATTCGCATGGTCGCCTACGCAGATTACATACAGGGGCCGTGGATCAAATGGCTTGCGAATTTGTTCGGTATCATTCCGATTCGCGCGGGAGATGGTCCCAGAGCATTGATGCAATCGTTGAACACCGCCCGCGATGCATTGATCGCGGGGGAACTGGTTTGCATTTTTGCTGAAGGTCAAATTACTCGCACCGGGCAGCTGCAGAAGTTTGAACGGGGACTGGTCAAAATCCTGAAGGGAACCGATGCTCCTGTAATTCCTGTTTACCTTGATGAGCTGTGGGGGAGCGTTTTCAGCTATGAACGAGGGCGGTTCTTCTGGAAGAAGCCCAGTCACTGGCCCTATCCGGTTTCAATTTCTTTCGGCTCGCCTGTGCATAGAGTGGAAGATGTTGATATCGTCCGGCACGCTGTGCTGGACCTCGGCACAAAATCATTGGAACGCAGAAAGGAACGAATGATGATTCCGGCAATGCAGTTCATACGACAATGTCGTCTGGGATGGAATCGAATCAAAGCTGCGGACTCAGCCGGAGCGGAATTAACGGGAGGACGTTTACTGACCGGATCGCTGGCGTTTCATAAACTGCTGACGACTTCGGTTCTGAAGCCTGATGTCACGATGGTTGGCTTGCTCCTGCCGCCGTCCTCCGGGGGCCTGCTGGCCAACGCTGCTGTGGCGTTGTCTGGTAAGGTGGCTGTCAATCTGAATTACACGCTGTCGGATGATGTCGTTAATTACTGTATCCGCGAAGCAGGTGTCAAACAGGTTCTGACCAGTCGTCGATTTCTGGAAAAGAAGCCGATGAACCTTGATGCTGAACTGATTTATCTTGAGGACCTGAAAGAACAAATCAGTGGAATGGAGAAGGCTCTGGCATTTCTGACTGCCAGGTTGATGCCATTTCGGATGTTGTGTCGGAAGCTGGGGCTTGACAGAATTAAGCCCGACGACCTGATGTCTGTTATCTTCACTTCAGGTTCCACCGGCGAACCCAAAGGCGTCATGCTGTCACAGAATAACATTGGCTCTAATCTGGCAGCCGTTCGACAACTGCTGAATCTGAAAACAACGGATATGCTGCTGGGTGTACTTCCGTTCTTCCATTCGTTTGGTTTTACCATTTCGATGTGGCTGCCACTTTGTACAGATCCTGGCGTCATCTACCACTTCAATCCGCTCGATTCCCGAACCGTTGGAAAGCTCATCGAAAAGTATAAAGCGACCATCTTGCTGGCGACTCCCACATTCCTTCGTTCGTACATGAAGCGATGCTCCACCGAGGAATTGAAGTCGCTGAACCTGGTGATCGTTGGTGCAGAAAAACTCCCCGACGATTTGCGCGACGCGTTCCGGGAGAAGTACGGGTTCGAGCCCAGCGAGGGATACGGGACGACCGAATTGTCACCTGTCGCTTCAGTGAATATTCCGGCTTCGCGACTTGGCACAGAGTATTCCGGGCAGACCTCAACAAAACACGGAACGGTTGGCCGAGTGATTCCGGGTTCTGTGGCCGCTGTCTTCCATACCGAGACCAATGAACGTCTGGGAACAAATCAGGAAGGCATGCTGAAGATTAAAGGACCCAACGTGATGCTTGGATACCTGAATCATCCGGAGAAATCTGCAGAGTTGATTCAGGATGGATGGTACACAACGGGGGATCTGGCTCTGATTGATGATGAAGGCTTTATCCGGATTACGGGCCGCCAGAGTCGATTTTCCAAGATCGGTGGTGAGATGGTTCCCCACCTTCGAATCGAAGCTGAATTAACCCGCATTATGGACGACGATCCTTCGGACGAACCGGGCATTCTCTGCGCGGTGACGGCCGTCCCTGATGCTTCCAAAGGCGAACGCCTGATTGTTCTGCATAAGCCCGTGAAGAAATCGATTCGGCAGGTGACCGATGAACTGAAAGCCGCGGGCCTGCCAAATCTGTGGATTCCGAGTCAGGATAGCTTTTTGGAAGTTGAACAAGTTCCGTTGCTTGGCACCGGAAAACTTGACCTGAGAGGAGTCAAGGATCTGGCACTGAAACATTTTGGTTGA
- a CDS encoding sugar-binding protein, which yields MLRLIRMVDKRFAGFRANQVLIAVCVGVQQNCTAIHWCKTLNGIPDIESIYYVVRLSPIPAFGLNSFIWSRSGDFMSRCTWLSILLVFGIVGCETGSDSASNPGGQPEIPSTSDTGSKQSVAFITNQIADFWKIAEAGCKDASKEFDIEVEVVMPPDATAVVQKQKVEDLLARGVNAIAISPLDADNQVDWINTIAEKVPTITHDSDSPASNRLMYIGMDNYAAGRMCGELVRKALPDGGKVLLCIGRLEQDNSKYRRQGVVDVLMGRDRTMDFYKSQPDSWDPNDGEIVGDKYTIVSTVTDQGKPEVALAKAEDALVTWPDLNAMVGLFEYNPPACYQALSKAGKLKQVTLVGFDENEVTLQAIKDGECVGTVVQNPYMYGYESVRVLKELLAGNESVIPESKYIDIAPRAITSDNVDEYWEDLRVKKGQ from the coding sequence ATGCTTCGCCTCATCCGTATGGTGGACAAAAGATTTGCGGGATTCCGGGCGAATCAGGTTTTGATTGCGGTCTGCGTGGGCGTGCAGCAAAACTGCACAGCCATCCACTGGTGCAAGACACTCAACGGAATCCCTGACATCGAAAGCATTTACTACGTTGTACGGCTGAGTCCGATTCCGGCATTCGGACTGAATTCATTCATTTGGTCTCGTTCAGGTGATTTCATGAGCAGATGTACGTGGTTGTCGATTCTGTTGGTATTCGGCATCGTTGGTTGTGAAACCGGTTCAGACTCCGCATCTAATCCCGGTGGTCAGCCTGAAATTCCATCCACATCAGATACCGGCAGCAAACAGTCTGTCGCGTTCATCACAAACCAGATAGCCGATTTCTGGAAGATTGCGGAGGCCGGATGTAAAGATGCCTCGAAGGAATTCGATATCGAAGTGGAAGTTGTAATGCCGCCGGATGCAACCGCTGTGGTTCAAAAACAAAAAGTGGAAGACCTGCTGGCACGAGGTGTGAACGCAATTGCGATCAGCCCGCTCGACGCAGATAACCAGGTAGACTGGATCAACACGATCGCGGAGAAAGTCCCAACCATCACCCATGATTCCGACTCACCAGCTTCTAACCGTCTGATGTACATCGGCATGGATAACTATGCCGCAGGCCGAATGTGCGGTGAGCTGGTCAGAAAGGCACTGCCGGATGGTGGGAAGGTATTGCTGTGCATCGGTCGTCTCGAGCAGGACAACAGCAAGTACCGTCGACAGGGTGTTGTCGACGTGTTGATGGGACGCGACCGAACAATGGATTTCTACAAATCTCAACCGGATTCCTGGGACCCCAACGACGGCGAAATCGTCGGGGACAAGTACACAATCGTTTCGACTGTTACGGACCAGGGTAAGCCGGAGGTCGCGCTTGCCAAAGCCGAAGACGCCCTCGTTACCTGGCCGGACCTGAACGCAATGGTCGGGCTGTTTGAATACAATCCGCCTGCGTGCTATCAGGCGTTGAGCAAGGCAGGTAAGCTTAAGCAGGTGACACTGGTAGGCTTCGACGAAAACGAAGTCACCCTGCAGGCAATCAAAGATGGCGAATGCGTGGGAACAGTCGTCCAGAATCCTTACATGTATGGATACGAATCCGTGCGGGTCCTGAAAGAATTGCTGGCAGGAAATGAGTCTGTTATCCCTGAATCGAAGTACATCGACATTGCCCCGCGTGCAATCACTTCCGACAACGTGGACGAGTACTGGGAAGACCTGCGAGTCAAAAAGGGCCAGTAG
- a CDS encoding ThuA domain-containing protein — protein MPIHRRSHTPVVAVFLILQSLLPSTTEAVASSADEPSQTRIILVAGETAKVDKPGHHDYLAGCDCLALLLRQTPGVVTVRINDGWPQDESLFDGAAAIVFYTDGGGKQAFLKTPNRIARMQALVDAGVGIVMIHQAVDFPDDHLSQAKTWIGGVYAKGKSGRGHWDSAHVDFPKHEVCRGVTAWQINDGWLNGLQFVQDMKGITPLVWSGREYTESRTGIDAHIVAWTYDRPNGGRSFSFTGLDAHSAWERTGMRQLVINGILWSAGVMIPDTGAPSTIEQSQLDGLLTPRQPAKTDARKSIPKKKASAEAVETR, from the coding sequence ATGCCCATCCATCGGCGAAGCCACACGCCTGTCGTAGCCGTTTTTTTGATCCTTCAGTCACTGCTGCCATCCACGACCGAGGCAGTTGCCTCCTCAGCAGATGAACCATCGCAAACAAGAATCATTCTGGTGGCCGGAGAGACGGCAAAAGTGGATAAGCCGGGGCATCACGATTACCTGGCAGGTTGCGACTGCCTGGCACTTCTGCTGAGACAGACGCCCGGCGTTGTAACGGTTCGTATCAACGATGGATGGCCCCAGGATGAATCACTCTTCGACGGAGCCGCGGCCATCGTGTTCTATACCGACGGTGGTGGAAAGCAGGCATTTCTGAAGACGCCAAACCGAATCGCCCGGATGCAGGCACTGGTTGATGCCGGCGTGGGAATCGTAATGATTCATCAGGCCGTAGACTTCCCCGATGATCATCTCTCACAGGCAAAAACCTGGATTGGAGGCGTCTATGCGAAAGGAAAATCAGGTCGAGGACACTGGGACAGCGCTCATGTTGACTTCCCGAAGCATGAAGTGTGCCGCGGAGTTACGGCATGGCAGATCAATGATGGATGGTTAAATGGGTTGCAGTTTGTCCAGGACATGAAAGGCATCACCCCCCTCGTCTGGTCCGGCAGGGAATATACAGAAAGCCGCACAGGTATCGACGCTCATATCGTCGCATGGACCTATGATCGTCCAAATGGTGGCCGTTCATTCTCGTTCACAGGCCTCGATGCCCATTCCGCGTGGGAACGAACCGGCATGCGGCAACTTGTCATCAATGGAATTCTGTGGTCGGCAGGAGTGATGATTCCCGACACCGGTGCTCCATCCACGATTGAACAATCACAACTTGATGGGCTACTCACACCTCGCCAGCCCGCGAAGACGGACGCCAGGAAGAGCATCCCGAAAAAGAAGGCCTCAGCAGAAGCGGTTGAGACGCGATAG